In Saccopteryx leptura isolate mSacLep1 chromosome 9, mSacLep1_pri_phased_curated, whole genome shotgun sequence, the genomic window cctttagtaGGAAATCAAACCTTATTCGCCATCAGaaaactcacacaggagagaaaccatatgaaTGTAAAGAATGTGGAAAATTCTTCAGTTGTAAATCAAATCTCATTGTCCATCAGAAAACTCACAAGGTAGAAATCATGGGAATATAGTAAAGgatgtgacattttttttttgtaaaaactcAAAGTCATAGTAAACCCAGTACGCGATGTTGCTTGCAAGTATAATAATATTTAACAGTTTAAGGTTCTATACCACATACTTACTTACTGTTTGCTAGCCTATGAAACACACACAGACAATAATTACTAGACAAGTTAAATTACAAGATCCATTGAAAAAACAATGTCATTGAAATACACAAACCTAATTTTTTATGATTAGATTCATCAGACATAAACTTCCTCTGTCAAGTTGCTACAAACATTTTATCTTCTATTTCAATACCTACCATGTTGTGAACCAGTAATATATAGTTGGTATATGAACCACAAGGaaaggacttttaaaaagaaacaaggtgTGAACTGTATTTCTTGTTGCaaataatggaataaaaattaGTTGTTACCTCCTCAGGCTTCTAACATTATAAATTAGTTTTTGCATATTAGAAACTTTTATATAAATTGGACTATATATCGTGTATTTTCCATATTTGGCTTGTTTCATCATTTTGTGTCTTAAACTCATCATTAGTGCATGTTGCAGAAATTCATGTATTTTCATTCTGGATAGAATTTAATTATATGAGTATATCAAAATTTATCCAATCTATTGTTGATGGGCTCTTTCTTTGTTTACAGTGGGGCCATTATAAATAAGGCTTCTATGAATATTTTGTCTTTTGGTATACATAGATTTATTCCCCTCATGTATATACTTatgagtggaatttctgggtcctcAGGTATATCTTTGGTTGGCTGGCTTTGGTAGATACTACCAAACAACTCAGAACTTTCACAGTATGAGATATTTTATTCTGAGGAGAAACAACTGAATGTTATCATTATGGTACTGGTTCAAACAGAATTCATGGTAGAGGGAAACTCTGAATGTTGTGAAAACTGGGAATATAATGCATATACAAAAGCTTAGGCCTGTACAGTCCAAATCTTAGTATCAGACAAATGTAATGTGAGATTACCTTTAGCCACAATAATGCCTTATTTGAAATCAGAGTTATACTAGAGAAAGGGAGGTACCTAGCATCTTCCTTGCTCAACATTAGAGAATTCTAACTGGAGAAAAACCCTATGAATCAAATGAAGGGTGTAGGGGATAATTTTTGCCTATGGCCTGTATCTTACTGGTTATATAAAAATGatgaatatggccctggccggtttgttcagtgttagagcgtcggcctggcgtgtagaagtccctggttcgattcccggccagggcacacaggagaagcgcccatttgcttctccaccccttcccctctccttcctctctctctctctcttcccctcccgcagccgaggctccattggagcaaagatggcccgggcgctggggatggctccttggcctgtgccccaggcgctagagtggctctggtcgcggcagagcaatcgccccctggtgggcagagcgtcgccccctggtgggcgtgccgggtggatcccagtcgggcgcatgcgggagtctgtctgactgtctctcccggtttctagcttcagaaaaataccaaaaaacaaaaacaaaaacaaaaaaacccaccatgaATATGAAAAAGTTAGCCATAGCTTAAATCTTACACAACTGCAGGAAGTTCACGTTAGATGGGCACTCTTCAGATGAAATTCTTGTAAGAAGAAATTTAGCTATATCTATTTATACACCACCAAACAATTCatattaaagaaaggaaaatttgaAGGTGAACAGATCAGGATTTTAACTTTGGGAAATGCTACTTACATGAAAGAATTCCAACCACACCGAGATTATAATGGTAGAATCTGTAGGCACCCTGCTAGAATCTGTAGGTCAATAGCCTCAGCTAAGGTCCCAGTGACTATCTTACTGAGCCAACTTGGGCCTCTAGTCGTCTTCAGATGCCTGGCATCCAATTGCAATCACATGACAGACCCCAAGCAATAACTGCTCTGTTGAAGCCTTCTCAAATTCCCGACTAGAAAATGGTTACAGCTTTTGAATTGAATCTTATAGattaaaagaaagggggaaatctTGTTAGtatctatttatattataaaaataaagttatgacTATTTGGATTCCAGAGTCAATgagcaacagtgtggtgactactAGGTAATTTTGGTGCATGAACAAAGTCAATGAAAGATTTGGCTATAGTTTTAGTTAACAATTACATACCTAAATAATAGCTAAATGAAGCATCCATAtatgtttcttctttctcattttctggaAGTAAATTAGACTTATGAACCTGGTTAGCTTACCTGTGGAACTGAATACTTCCCTAAACTTGGTGGCTCAGATGGCAAGATAGGAGGAGCTTAATTCAAGGTTGCAGTTCTAgatgtaaaaactaaaaacaacaacaaaatccctTTTAAATGTAAGTGGAAAATGGAATAATGAATGGGATGAagttttctcattttagaaattttacatCCAAATTTCTCTGAAATTGATCTGGAAGTTTCTGGCTGAACTGACTGAGTTCTACAAAATCCTTTTAAAGTTCTTCCATTGAGGACTGAACATAAGTGTGAACATATTCTTCCCCAAGGCTACCACAGGCAGGTTTTGAAAACAAGACCAAGAATGCATCAGCAGTTCTGgattcccccttttttcttgaaatattcaCAAATCTCCTCAAAGACTGACCAAGAAAAGTACACATTTCAGCATGAGTCTGTGGCTGGATTTTGGTAAGTTTTGCTTCAAGTATTTCAAAATGAGCAGTGGGGATGTTGGTGTTCAGTGTGTTAATTCTgctaaaagatttaatttttgaaaaaatttttgttgGTCCAAAATCAGAGTTTTTCTGTCATTGGTGTTCCAAAATCAGTTGTTCTGTCCATAAATTCCACTGAATACAGGTGTTTTGTTGTGTTCTGACAGCCAAGGAACCTCGGTATATAACAAAACACTGAATGGCATTCAGATCTTCAAAAACAATGGCAAACTGGGATCAAATGTACTGTTTTTCACAATGGTCATGCTGACAGTAAGGCTAAAGTTTTCCAGTAGATTATGGTCAGGTCATAGAAGTCGATGCTTGTTGACGAGACTGCTGATGTACATCTTGAATgccagttttcttaaatttttgctGAAAGCCCAGATATAAAACATGTCATTGCTgggaggagacaagatggccacgGAGTAGGAGgatgttccaactcccacatcccagaaccaaagtgggttacaacttaattttgagaacagtcatcttgaaagaccaactttggacttaaCTAAGAGGTTTCTATAGCCAAGGGTCATCAAAGAAGCCAcagtgagactggtaggaaaggtagAGACGTGGAAAGGGCCTCCCCACTACCGGGAGCGAGTGGCGGCCTGGAGGGACTCTCGCAGTGGGGAGGGTTGCCGGGCGACTTTTGGGTtctcagccccagaactggagtcccagcctacagccttggagcctggaaggggcttatggACTATGTGGCTGAGAAAAGAGACTAGATACTGATTgggaggagacagaactctcggactccgtcttaaagggaccacacagcctcgctcacagccacctgcccagggctccaggagcagggagcactgggatgactggagttgccaggggagagtgtAGTCTCAGAGGCAAAGGGGAAGACACTTTGAGGAATGGCCATCCTAACACCTGGACCGAGacactccccaaatttaaagtgaacatttttcctgggagcaacaacaccagcaaagggaagaaattaccccgcctactggaggctctcctgccccagtcagAATAAAGAGGCGCATAGAGGCAGGCAGTACcttagggacacaggtagtgagtgctgcGGTCTGTGCTACACCCTCCACACTGTTGAgtgcttggggggggggcaggggagcacAGCTGCAAGGGTTAGGGTGGTCCAAGCAAGTGCACATGGGCCTTCCCGTGTAGGCGGAAGCTGAAGCAGCTGCTGTGGAGCTCGGAGCTTGGGCACAATCTCACCCATGGCTTGAGCCCAGTCATGGCAGCAACCACGAGGGCAGTCCGAGCTGGCACACGGGCCGCCAGTGGAGGTGGAAGCCAGGGTGGACGCTGCATAGGTCTGGGCTCATGCAGAATTCCGCCTGTGGCACGAGCCTGCCCCTAGCAGTGGTGGAGGCCGTCAACCTCGGAGGCAGTCCGAGCAGGCACGTACAAGCCTGAGGTCAAGGCAACTGCAGGGGCGGTCCAAGTAGGCATGCAAAGGCCCACTTGAGGAGGTGGAGGTTGCAGTGGCCGCTGCAGAGATCCGAGCTCAAACACAATCCCACCTGCGGTGCAAGCCTTCCTTTGCCGGCAGCTAAGGCCTGGGCGACCTCGGAGGCAGTCTGAGCGGGCACGCGCTAGTCCTCCTGCGGAGGTGGAAGCTGTGGAGGCTGCAACTGTGGCCCGAGTGCACACGCTCAAGCCCGAGGCCAAAGCGACCGCAGAGGCAGTCCACGCAGGCGTGCGCAGGCGGGCCGCAGAGGCAGAAGACACAGCAGCTGTGGAAGCAGGCTGGTGCCGGCAGCGCCAGAGCCCAAATACCTgaagcagcggcagcagcagcagcagcagtgggcTGGCGGACagaccacacccactggacccttGTGGCCATACtcttctgagtgctgaaaaagaagaaaaaaaaaaaaagaattctggatagaatgacacctgaggttaaggggcaagccacatccaatactatacctaatcactgaactacagtactgagcccaacaagtagccagcaataagaggcagcagaaagcagatctcaggggaacttgaacttttaaaagaatttcccCCAGGCCAACAGTAGaaaaaagctagcctaggagtgcatctgatatttacaatggcacctgggtgGGCCCAGCAAatgcagccacaagatctggatcacctgtagctccaaaaaggttgataagagcccatcataggcagtgacccccactaaTCTGTGCCAGGCTCCAACCAGGAAGGTCAAGggcaggcacatccagtggccagatatggagagcatcagttcaggacctaacaacccttgtaagagtggtagcttaaggaaaggctcctcacacctgacccagctaagacatagaaaatgccgacacaaatagcaaaaag contains:
- the LOC136380508 gene encoding uncharacterized protein, with protein sequence MLWRRALILVHFWFPCKSRQTLAFLVVTEESGPGRRSRLTCGDAVDKASTWNAEVAGSKSWACRVQALRRVWPQGSSGCGLSASPLLLLLLPLLQVFGLWRCRHQPASTAAVSSASAARLRTPAWTASAVALASGLSVCTRATVAASTASTSAGGLARARSDCLRGRPGLSCRQRKACTAGGIVFELGSLQRPLQPPPPQVGLCMPTWTAPAVALTSGLYVPARTASEVDGLHHC